The sequence gggaAGGATTTGAGCCTTCTGGCCACTTGAGTAGGCATCAAAGCTATTGGTGGGCCTTACAAGGGTATCATGGATCTTAACCTGAAGGAGTGGCCAAAGGTAGCAGTGTTTAGGGTAGATCCAAAGTGGACAGAGCCACCTCTGCTCTTCTGATTACCTTAGTGTTTCCTCTAGGTGAGCCTACTTAGCTCACTGCTGTGTACCAGGGCTGTTTGCATCTACTCGTGAGGCTCTTAGTTTTCCCCCACAGGGTCACAGGTTTCAAGCCAGTGACTGGCTTAAAGCATGTCACCACAATGCCTCCTACTGAAGTGCTCAGATTCCTCTGCTGGATCTTGCTCAGGacgtgcctgagcatcacatctgcccttctgcccttccagcagctctgggtgagAAGCACTTCCAAGGAGCTCAGTCAAGCACAGGGGAAGCACAGTCaaagtttcctttcttttttctcattaGAAAATTCTACTATGGCTgtttccctgctccccagcgtttcccagaggtgctgcagctcaaAGGTCTCTGGAGCATCACCAGAAGCAACATCCTTTCCATCTCTCAAGTCCTGTTGTCGCGCAGGTGTGCCAGGGTCTGCTGAGGGAGGGGCGGTGTTCGggcctgtgctgtggctgtggaaGCTTGGCAGGCTCCATCGCTGGAGGTTTCTCTCGTGATCCGTCACGAAGCCGGCGATGTTGCCGCCGTGGGGCTCGTGCCTGGGCTCCCCTATCACAGAGGGCAGCGACTGATGCACCTCAGGATCGGGGAAGTAGGTGATGAGTTCTGGGGTGAAAAGAGGATGGTCCAGGAGAGCCACGTTTGCCTCCGCCAGGCTCCGCTGCAGCGCCTCCTCCGGCATGCTGGCGCTGCGTTCCGTTTGCAGCTCGGGTTTGCCCAGCAGGTCAGaggcctcctcctcagcctcggAGACGATGACCTCCGGAACCGGCTTGCTGGTCTCGGACGAGACGTCGCTGTCGCTGAGCTGCGCCTCGCTCCGCGAGGCCTCCGTGATGGGTCCCagatctctgctgctgtgcagcctcttGCTTCTGTCCGCTCCTTCGTGTTTCCtcttgaagctggaggaggagtgTCTGCCTCTGGTGTGCATCTCCTGCAGCCGCCTGATGTGGCCCTTCTCGTCCGCCGGGAAGAACACGGAGTTCTCGCTGGTCTGCCGGCTGTAGCGCGGGCGGGCCGGCGACGGAGGGCCCTCGTGGACGCTCAGAAACCGCTTCACTCTCCTCAGCACGGAAAGTTGTCTTCGGTGCTTGTCCTCTCCCCAGGGCCACTCTTCCCCGTAGAGGAAGGCGGTGTCAGCCAGCCTGCCAAACAAAGCCGGGTGAGTCGGTGTCGCTGACCTGTCTGCACGCACGTCAGTCCCCGGCTCAGCGGGAAGACTGCCTTAGAATCAAAGGATCAaaaaggttggagaagacctcagagatcatcaagtccaacctgtcacccaacacctcctgactaactaaaccatggtttcaagtgccacatccaatccctttttaaacacctccagggacagtgactccaccacctccctgggcagcacattccaatggccaatctctcttgctaggaagaactttcttctcacctccagcctaaacctcccatggcacagcttgagactgtgtcctcttgttctggtgctgcttgtctgggagaagagaccaacccccacctggctacactctcccttcatgtagttgtggacagcaataaggtctcccctgagcctcctcttctccaggcttggtTTAGAGCAAGACAGGTTGCTCTTCTACCTCTTCCAAAAGGGGTAAAAGAAAACTGCTCACACAAAGGACTGGGAAGgattggaaagtttaaatggaagtgcTACTCATAACCACATacaacagaaccacagagtcacagtggttggaaaagaccttcgagatcacagTATTGCATATATTAGAGGctagaaaggacctcaagagatcactgagtccaggccccctgctaaagcaggatctcccaggtagtccacacaggaacacatccagacagggctgcaaaggctccagagaaggagactccacaacctctctgggcagcctgctccagggctctgtcaccctcacagtgaagaagtttctcctcatgttgaggtgaaactttcTCTGTTGAAGTTTGTATCCATGGTTCCTTGTCCCATGAAAtctaaccattatctaactctaccagggccACTACTACACCCTGTCTAGATGGGCTTTTAAATACACCCAgggtggggattcagccacctccctgggcagcctgggtcaggccttgacaacccttttggctTCAAAGGTTTTTCTCAtgtcatagaaccaataaggttggaaaagacctcagagatcatcaggtccaaccaattacctaatacctcctggcaactaaaccatggctccaagtgccatatccaatccttttctgaacacctccagggacagggactgcaccacctccctgggcagcaacctaaacctcccctagggcAGCAGTACAAAGCCCATGATGTACACATTCCCTGCTGTCGTAATTCCCCATCGGCAGCTTCCCCACTCACAGGACTGTCACAGCCCACAGCTCTGAGCTGACTGCCCATCAGTAAACGTGGCCTGTAGCGGTGGGGACCTTCCTGATGGCATTAAGGAGCCTTGCTGCCACTCACCCCATTTCAATAGTTGATCCAAGGAATGAAGGAATGCAGTAATCAGCAGCTGCTTTCGTGTAGGGCGGCCGGGCGGCGGAGTCGTTCCAGTAAATATCCTTCTCCATCCTGGGCAAGTTCATGTGCATGTCATCCACCGCCAGGAGCGAGACCTTAGGTGTTATGGGGTATAAAGCATGCCACTTTAAACATAGGGCAGTGTAttagatcatagagtcatggaattctcagggttggaagggacctcaaggatcagccagttccaaccccccctgccatgggcagggacacctcacactacagcaggttgctcacagccacatccagcctggctgcaaacacctccaggcaggaggcttccaccacctccctgggcagcctgtgccaggctctcaccaccctcatggggaacaacttcttcctaacatctaatctaaatctcccttcctctagcttagatccatcccccccagtcccatcactccctgacaaaCCCAAAatcctctcaccagctttcctgccGGCCCCCTTCAGGCAGTGGGTTGAGGTCAGCTGTTTGCATGTTTAGCCAGGCATCATAAATACCAAAATCAATATGCATTAGCAAtggaataggagccagcagtgtgcccagggggccaagaaagccaaaggcatcctgactgggatcagcaatgctgtgtccagcaggagcagggaggggattgtcccctggcactcagctctgggcaggccacacctccagtgctgggtccagttttgggcacctcaggacaagagagatgtggaggtgctggagccagggcagaggagggcaaggaagctgggaagggcctggagaagaaatctgatgaagagcaactgaaggagctggggatggttagtgggaaagagaggaggctgaggggagacctcctggctctctacagctccctgcaaggaggttgtggagaggttggtgctgggctctgctcccaggtcattagtgacggaacaagagggaatggcctcaagctgcccctggggaggttcagactggacattaggaaagcttttttcagggcaagagtggtgagggcttggaatgtgctgggcagggaggtggtggagtccccaagcctggctgtgtttgcagggggtttggctgtggtgcttggggctgtggtttaggggtgagccttgcagagcagggctctgggttggccttggtgaccctgaggctcttttccaacctgaaggtttctgtggttctgtgaaaacaaTATTTGGGGGATCACAGCCATAGGTGCTCCTTCAGGGCAAGAATTTGTTTCATTGACATCTATTGCCCACCATTTGTAGCTCAGTGCaagaaataaggaagaaatgtAGCAGAGCAAAGCTAGAAGTAGACATCACAACAGCAACCTGTAAATTCCTGTCGATGCACCAGTTGGTTTCAAAATCGTCATCGTCTTCTCCAAATGGGTTAATAAGTTGTTCAGCCACCTGAGAGGAAAACGAGAGGCAGAATAGAGGTTGGCATGCTGTGTCaggactgctgctgcagagacaaaTAGGATTGCATTTTTatctttctctccctgcctgtcaTTTGCAATCATAGCTTGAgctcctggggaggggtctgcagcacagccctgggaggagaggctgagggagctggggttgcttagcctggagaagaggaggctcaggggagaccttcttgctctctacaactacctgaagggagattgtagccaggagggggttggtctcttctcccaggcaagcagcaccagaacaagaggacacagtctcaagctgtgccaggggaggtgtaggctggaggtgaggaagaaattcttcccagcaagagagattggccattgggatgtgctgcccagggaggtggtggagtcaccatcactggaggtgtttcaaaagagcctggctgaggcatttggtgccatggttccacctcaacatgaagaagaccttcttgactgtgagggtgccagagcactggaacaggctgcccagagaggttgtggagtctccttccctggagactttccagccctgtgtggatgtgttcctgtgtgacctgtgctggatttcatggtcctgctctggcaggggggttggactcaaagatcttcaaagatcccttcccaccctaagatcctgtgagcctgtgaatggTCTAGCAAAAACAGGCTCTGTTGCTGTGTTCTCTGATACTCCACCAGCCCCAGTGGTCAGGATTCCCGAGGTCTGCAGCTGGGTTCTCCTGGAGGGAGCACAGCTCATCTGTCTaacacagccctcagcccctgcttcTTTACTGGGGGTGATTCTGGTGGCATCCCTCTGAAACCTTTCAGAAAAGCAGCCCATCAAAGGACTTGGCTCAAGTGGGCACCATGCATCGTGCTAGCCAAAGCTAAGGCACAGCATCTGAGGCTGTGGTTTCAGTCAGCCTGCTGGTCTGGATTTCTGTACATGAAGTGATTGAAACTGCAGGCAGAAAGCCCATCCTGTGGAGGAGCCAACTAACAGTGAGCTCAGGCACATTTGTGGAGAGGCACTGTTGTCTGGGAACTAGGCTGGGAAAGGAAACCTTTTTGGCTGCCCATAACCTCATCCAGTCCTGCCCCCTGCAAAGGAATGAACAAATGGAAAGCCACCCAGAGACAGCCAGCTATGATCTCTGTAGCTCACAGTAGTGAAGCAGTCATTCCCTCACTATATAATCCTATGTGCCTCTAGGCTGTGCCAGTGGCTAAGCACTTTGGtggctctcctcagccaccacTTCCCAGGCCAGCAGTGGAAGTCAGCAGATGAGCTACTGAGCAGACTAACCTGACAAAAATGAAGGAATGGAAATGAGGAATAAAAAGGAGACAAAGgacagccctgtctggatgtgttcctgtgtgacctgtgctggattctatggtcttgctctggcagggggcttggacttgatgatctccagaggttccttccatcccctaacatcctgtgacacTTCTGCTCTCACTTGCTGACCTGTTTTGAGGCATCAGATTTTGGCTAGAGCTACAGAAGTGCTGCAACAGGGAATGAGACAGAGTGCAGACTCTGTTGTGGCTCTCCAGGGAAGACACAGGATCAGCTCAGTGTAGACCTGGGGGTTGGCATCTGGAAACCCCACTGCAAAACCTCTCTCATGAGGtgaaaatggaatagaatgaatggaatggaatggaatggaatggaatggaatagaatagaatagaatggaatggaatggaatggaatggaatggaatggaatggaatggaatggaatggaattaaccaggttggaaaagaccttcaagatcatccagtccaacctgtcacccaacactgcAACAGATGGAACATCAGTGGTGGTCTTTCGCTTGCCTGACCTGGTCCTGGCATGAGACACAACTTTATTCTCCAGAATGAAATGTAGTGCAGAACAACTCCAACCTGTATTTGGATGGTTTATCTATCCCTCTGAAGAAAGCCAGCATTCAGAAGTGTCTCATGGGATGTGAAACTTTGCCCCTGGAGTGTAGGTGTAACAAAGCAGGCCCGAGGCCAAGGCATGAGCTCAGCTTAGCCATCATGTCTGAAGAGTTGCCAAGTTACTGGAATTCAGCAGCTCAAGGTCCTTTCTGCAAGCCTGGCAGCCAAAGCCCAACACACTCAGCAGGAAGCTGGCTGTAATCTTCAAGACAGAAATATCCTGACTTGAGGGCAGTCAGTGTGGGTTCAGACCAAGCTCCAGCCCGAAGGAGCCCTGTCGATATTTAATGTACTTTTTAAAACCCGCTTCTTCTCCCCTTTCATTTCCCTATGCAGAAGATTTTTCACTTGTTATggcatcctgctgcagccaggagttGGCTGGAGGCCCTGAAAGAGAGGCTACTAAGAGCCTTGGTTGCTGATGAAGGACAAACCACTCCCCGCCCAAGGGCAGTAGCTGGGCGGtggagagaagcagctcagggtTTGGTAACCGtaacccagagaggttgtggagtctccttctctggagactttcaaggcctgtctggaagtgttcctctgtgacctgagctagattgtatggacctgctctggcagtggggtttggacttgatgatctttttgggtcccttccaacccctgacatcctgtgagtctGCGAAGTGCTTCCTTCAGGCAGTCCTCACTCATTGCCACTTCTGTTACCTGCCCTGGAAGGCATTGCCTAGAGATAAAGCCTCTTatttctgcaggagcagcatgcTCCCTCCACCACATTggcttcccttctctctccctttctgctcCAATCTggtcccttcctcctccccatctgCCAATGTCCTAAGACACAGGACTGCAGGCATCTTACTTTCCCCTGTGATCCTTGGTGTGATGCCTTCCCCACTCTAccctctggagctggctgtAGGAAGGAGGCTCTAAAACTGGCCAGTTTCATGCAATTTATGTTCTAAGAGAAAAGTTACCTCTAAGTTTCCAGCCATGATTAAAAAGCCCCAAAGGAAATCTTAATGCAGgtgggaggtgattctccccttctgttgcactctggtgagaccccacctggagcactgtgtccagttctggagcctctattacaggaaggatctggaggtgctggaaggtgtccaaagaaggaccatgaggatgagcagagggctggagctgctctgctgtgaggacagactgagggagttggggttgtgcaggctggagaagagaaggctgcaaggagacctaattgtggccttccagtgtctgaaggaggctacaagaaagctggggagggacttttgagggtgtcagggagggataggactggggggaatggagcaaaactagaaatgggtagattgagattggatgttaggaagaagttgttccccatgagggtggtgagagcctggcacaggttgcccagggaggtggtggaagcctcatccctggaggtgtttgcagccaggctggatgtggctgtgagcaacctgctgtagtgtgaggtgtccctgcccatggcaggggggttggaactggctgatccttgaggtcccttccaacaactCTATGATCCTATGTGGAGCCTCATGTActaatttcctttttatttgaaacttttttcccccagttaaTCTGCCTTGACAATCACTGTAGAGGAGAGAACTACCAGGAGGGTTGTGGCTTAATTACTCAACTATGAGATCAATGATGATATGTTACCTTAGCTGGCACCAGGAGGCTGATGGATAGTATCCAATTCCCTCTATAACTCTTTATTTTAATGAACATTTTCATGCATTGGGGTTGCAGCCAGTGCTGGCTGTCACTCTTTGATGGCCCTCTGGAACTGGAGATGGCTTAATTGCTTACATCTGATTAAGTTAATGGCCAGTACTAAAGGCTGGGTTTGATCATAAGAAGAAGCTATGATTCAGTGTCTTTCAGCCCATGCCAGGTCTGCAGCCATATATTCCCATCACACAGCTGAGTGGGAGAAAGGGTTTGTTTATATCTTCCATCTATCATTTTATAGCCCAAGTCCTGTACCTGACTTTGCTGGAGCAATGCTCCCTCTGGGAACTGTGGCTGCACTGGCCCTACTCAAACTCTTCCAGGTTCCTGGACATTTCTTACTGTAAGGTTTGTCAGGTGGAATTATAAATGCATTGTGTGATGCCTCTTTACAACCACAGGACTCTTGGAGCTGACTTCACTTTCGGTGTAGCTccattagaatcacagaatcaataaggttggaaaagacctcagagatcatcaagtccaaactatccaccagtacctcctgacaactaaatcatggctccaagtgccacatccaatcccctcttgaacacctccagggatggtgactccaccacctctccctgggcagcacattccagtggccaattactctttctgggaagaactttatcctcacctccagcctaaatttccccctgcacagcttgagactgtgtcctcttgttctggtgctgggtgcctgggagaagagaccaacccccacctggctacagcctcccttcagggagttggagagagcaaggtctcccctgagcctcctcttctgcaggctaaacacccccagctccctcagcctctcctcacagggctgtgctccagacccctccccagcctggttgcccttctctggacatgtttgagtgtctcaatgtccttcctaaattgaggagcacagaactggacacaggactcagtgctgagcacagggcacaatgacttccctgctcctgctggccacactgttcctgatgcaggccaggatgccattagccttcttggccagctgggcacactgctggctcatgctcagctgtgtcaaccagtaccccaccTTGGTGATTTTACCATGTGCCACAAATCTGACACCTTGACTTCAGCTCTGACATCTTCACCCAGAGAGGATTCCCCTGTGACCTTCCCAGAAAGCTCGCTTACCTTCAGCCATCCTGCATAGAAGAAGAACTGTAGCAGTGTGAAGATTGGAATGTAAATATCCAAGTCATGTCCCTGATACCCTTGGTCAGTGTCCAAGAACTGGCGCCCGATCAGGCAGGCAAAGAAAAAAGTATAGACTGCAAGAGTAACGACCTGCAAAGAACAAAGCTTTGTTGAAATCATGCCATAACATGGTCTTATGCAGAAGGGAACACTTGCTCAAAGCcctttcacaggctcacaggatgttgggttggaagggacctctgaagatctcagagtccaagccccctgccagagcaggagcatagaatccagcacaggtcacacaggaacacatccagacagggctggaaaggctccagagaaggagactccacaacccctctgggcagcctgctccagtgctctgtcacccttacagtaaggaagttccttctcatgttgaggtggaacctcctgtgctggattttccatccattgcctcttgtcctatcccagggcatgagtgagcagagcctgtccctgtctcttccttcctgacccccagccctcagatattgataaacattggtcaaatctcctctcagttttctcctctccagactaaacagccccagggctctcagcctctcctcaccaggcagtgctgcagtcccttcagcatccttgcagccctcccttggactctctccagtagatccctgtccctattgaactggggagcctagaactggatgcaatattccaggtggggcctgactagggcagagtagagggggaggagaacctcctggatctgctggacacactcctctgcatgccccccaggacccccttggccttcgtggtccccagggcacattgctgtcccatgcagaacttgctgcccaccttTTGCTATGTAATTTGCAAATGTATAGGGAAATCTTGCAAATAGGAATAATTATGGCAGGAAGAAGacacagggaaaagagaaacattTGAGTGTTTcccactcctctcccagcttaTGCAAGGCCTTCAAAACTTCTCCACATTAAATGTGACTTAGTTAAccaggacctccctgctcccatgggagTCAACAAGTGTTGGAAACTCTGGTCCAGTCCCTCTGGAAACTCCAGTTGAGTTTATGGATGTTTTACACCAAGCTCCCTTTTAATGGCAATTGTATTTTGAATTTTGTAAAGGATAAAAGCTCAGTACCTGGGTATAGACCAGTGGAATTCCAACCCAGTCATAACCAAAGAGAAGACTACACCATGACCGGTACTTATTCATCTcctagaagagaagagaagagaagagaagagaagagaagagaagagaagagaagagaagagaagagaagagaagagaagagaagagagaagaggagaaaagagaagaggggagggaagggaagggaagggaagggaagggaagggaagggaagggaagggaagggacgggaagggaagggaagggaagggaagggaagggaagggaagggaagggaagggaagggaagggaagggaagggaagggaagggaagggaagggaagggaagggaagggaagggaagggaagggaagggaagggaagggaagggaagggaagggaagggaagggaagggaagggaagggaagggaagggaagggaagggaagggaagggaagggaagggaagggaagggaagggaagggaagggaagggaagggaagggaagggaggttcagagaggggaggttcagagaggagagaagaggttcagagagcagaggagaggagaggagaagagaggttcggagaggttcggagaggagaggttcagagaggagaggagagaagaaagagaaaagataaatgagaagaaaaaagaagagaaaacaaaaaccaaatccCAACAAATTAAACCTGCATGGAGTTCAACTCTAAATCATGACTATTTTGCTAAAGTTCATTTATGCACATATAAACCACAGAGAAACATGAAAGTGTAGTATACAGGAACTGAGAGCATGACTATACCAAGCATTCCACTgtcacatttcacagaatcacagaacattagaggttggaagggacctccagagctcatccagtccaaccccctgccagagcagcatcacccagggcagtccacacaggaatgcatccaggtggggttggaaaggctccacagaaggagactccacaacctctctgggcagcctgctccagggctctgccaccctcactgcagagaagtttctcctcatgttgagctgaaaccttctctggtcaagtttgtctccattgttccttggcttattgctgtgcaccacccacaagagcttggccccctccacttgacccccagccctcagctattgagagacattgatcagatccctctcagtctaaACAATTTGAATATCAAGATGGTTCACAGAACTGGaattcttagaatcacagaattgttagggctggaagggacctcaaggattatcatACCTCACACTatagcagactgcccagagccacatccagcctggccttgaaaacctccagggatgaggcttacaccatgggcaacttgttccagtgcctcaccaccctcatggtgaagaacttcttcctaacatcctaccAGTTCTTGGTATACTGTGTATCTCCTCACCAATTATCCTTATATGCAGACTAGTGAACATGAAAGATTATTATATCATGAAGAAAAATGCCACAAACAGTTTAACCTCTTAATTAAATATTCAGGAAAATGATTTTCCCTGAAACTGATATTAAACTCTTCAAAACATCAAATAATTCTCATCTTCTCCCCTGCAGCAATGAAACAgacattcaggcattggaatgtgctgcccagggaggtggtggagtccccaagcctggctgtatttgcaggtgg is a genomic window of Dryobates pubescens isolate bDryPub1 chromosome Z, bDryPub1.pri, whole genome shotgun sequence containing:
- the BEST3 gene encoding bestrophin-3, producing MTVTYSSKVANATFFGFHRLLLRWKGSIYKLLYREFIVFATLYTAISVLYRFFLTGSQKRFFEKLSIYCDRYAEQIPVTFVLGFYVTLVVNRWWNQFVNLPWPDRLMLLISSCVQGRDEYGRLLRRTLMRYVNLTSLLIFRSVSTAVYKRFPTMDHVVGAGFMTRYERKLFDDLKSPHLKYWVPFVWFGNLASKARKEGRIRDSVDLQTLMNEMNKYRSWCSLLFGYDWVGIPLVYTQVVTLAVYTFFFACLIGRQFLDTDQGYQGHDLDIYIPIFTLLQFFFYAGWLKVAEQLINPFGEDDDDFETNWCIDRNLQVSLLAVDDMHMNLPRMEKDIYWNDSAARPPYTKAAADYCIPSFLGSTIEMGLADTAFLYGEEWPWGEDKHRRQLSVLRRVKRFLSVHEGPPSPARPRYSRQTSENSVFFPADEKGHIRRLQEMHTRGRHSSSSFKRKHEGADRSKRLHSSRDLGPITEASRSEAQLSDSDVSSETSKPVPEVIVSEAEEEASDLLGKPELQTERSASMPEEALQRSLAEANVALLDHPLFTPELITYFPDPEVHQSLPSVIGEPRHEPHGGNIAGFVTDHERNLQRWSLPSFHSHSTGPNTAPPSADPGTPARQQDLRDGKDVASGDAPETFELQHLWETLGSRETAIVEFSNEKKERKL